The genomic segment GCTGCCATTCGGCTTGGTGGAGGAATCAAGTCCGGGTTTGTACAATTGGTAAAACTGCCGGACTAGTTGTACATAATTACGGGTTTCCGGATACGGTGGTATCTGGTTGTTGTACTTTTGCACTGCGCCTTCGCCGGCGTTATACGACGCTATCACCAGTTCTTGCTGGGCTGGATAGAGTTTCAGCAAATCGCGCAGATAGCGTGCGCCTAGCCTGATATTTGTAGCGGGATCGGTCAGCTTTTGTTCGATCGGCCTTTTCTTGTCGCCAGTCAGGCCGTAACGCTCGGCGGTGGCGGGCATGATCTGCATCAAGCCGATCGCGCCCTTGGGCGATACAGCGCCGGGATTAAAGCCGGATTCGGCCGCCATCACCGCCTTCAGCAAGGCAGGTTCGAGCGCAAACTCTTGCGCCGCCTGATTGACCAGTTGCTCGTATTTCTTCAGGTTCGGATGTTGCGACAGGTAGCGAAACAGCGGGCTGTCGCGCAACTTCGGATCCAGCGGTTTTGTGTTCTTGCCGCTCAGCTGCGATGAATCGAAAGAGCCGTCGCCGCGCATGAACAACTGATAACGCTCATCCAGTTTTTCAGTCGAAAAATGGCCCATGCCGTCAGCATCGATATAGCCGAAGATATCCGCGCGCGCACTGCCGACCGCGGTCATAAGCGCGAGCGTCAGCAGAGTAGCTGTGAGGAGTTGGCCCAAATGATGACGAAGCTGCATCATTTTCTATTGCGGGCCAAGCTTCGAGGCGGTGATGTTACGGTGTTTCATTAAAAACAATATCCTTTGTATGTGCAAGTTCAGCGGTGACTTGCAATAAAACCCAGGCGCATGCATACACAAGCAAATACGCAAACAAATACGCTAATAAGCGAGGCGGCTACCCATGCTGCTGCAGGATGCGCACTACAGGAAAAATCAGTTGATCGCTGGTAATCCGGCAAGCCGGATCATGCGTAATGAATCGTAAAACAGCGACCATCATAATACGTTTCGCCGATACGGATGGCGGACGGTAAAATTGTTACCAATATTGCCATCCGCTTTCAATACTTGCCAACGCGCACCGCATTTAGATATCTGCCTCAGCTTCGTTCCCATGTTCTTCGATCCAGGCCCGTCGAGCCGCAGCTTCGCCTTTACCCATCAGCATGTTGAAACGGTTTTCCGAGGCTTGCAGATCAAAATTACCAAGCGAAACCGGCAACAAACGGCGGGTATCCGGATTCATCGTGGTTTCCCACAATTGTTCCGCGTTCATTTCACCGAGGCCTTTGAAGCGCGAGATTGACCAGGCCGTTTCTTTGACCCCGTCCTTGCGCAATTTATCTTCAATGGCTTCAAGCTCGCCATCATCCAGCGCGTATATCTTCTGCGCCGGCTTCTTGCCACGCGCCGGGGCGTCGACCCGATACAGCGGCGGCCGCGCGATACAGATATTGCCGCGGCCGATCAGTTGCGGGAAATGGCGGAAAAACAGCGTCAGCAACAAGACCTGGATGTGTGACCCGTCGACGTCCGCATCGGACAGGATGCAAATCTTGCCATAGCGCAGACCGCTGAAATCAACGGTGTCGTCTTTGCCATGAGGATCGACGCCGATAGCGACGGCGATATCATGGATTTCATTGTTGGCGAACAAGCGGTCGCGCTCGGTTTCCCAGGAATTCAGCACCTTGCCGCGCAAGGGCAATATCGCCTGGAATTCCTTGTCGCGCCCCATTTTTGCCGAGCCGCCCGCGGAGTCGCCCTCAACCAGGAACAATTCATTGCGGGTAATATCGCTGGATTCGCAATCGGTCAGCTTGCCCGGCAAAACCGCCACGCCGGAAGATTTTTTCTTTTCGACTTTTTGCGCCGAGCGCAAACGGTTTTGTGCTTGCTTGAT from the Collimonas arenae genome contains:
- a CDS encoding lytic transglycosylase domain-containing protein is translated as MMQLRHHLGQLLTATLLTLALMTAVGSARADIFGYIDADGMGHFSTEKLDERYQLFMRGDGSFDSSQLSGKNTKPLDPKLRDSPLFRYLSQHPNLKKYEQLVNQAAQEFALEPALLKAVMAAESGFNPGAVSPKGAIGLMQIMPATAERYGLTGDKKRPIEQKLTDPATNIRLGARYLRDLLKLYPAQQELVIASYNAGEGAVQKYNNQIPPYPETRNYVQLVRQFYQLYKPGLDSSTKPNGSLRRIQLVIPGRRNMPSDLTPTPATLDVNVIPPAAAALPATATPIIE